The following coding sequences lie in one Corynebacterium humireducens NBRC 106098 = DSM 45392 genomic window:
- a CDS encoding DUF3097 domain-containing protein: MSFHDPYAGDILSGHARSRPREYPKVEATPGLVVEVRGDDYVGAVVGWERTYDGEFVRLEDRRGVQRLFQLVNGGFLLEGQPVTLIRHVPRQEPRVRRSNSGSRRVENLEAKVAAPSRIWVEGVHDAAIVEKVWGHDLRVEGVVVEYLEGLDNLESRLAEFGPGPGRRVGVLADHLVEGSKETRMTQTVGEHVLVTGHPYIDIWAAVKPAAVGIRAWPEVPYGEDWKTGVCRRLGWSDPREGWHRVYSAVSSFRDLDSTLIGAVERLVDFVTTPELSKADLM; encoded by the coding sequence ATGAGCTTCCACGATCCCTACGCCGGCGACATCCTCTCCGGCCACGCACGTTCCCGCCCCCGCGAGTACCCCAAGGTCGAGGCCACCCCCGGCCTCGTCGTCGAGGTCCGCGGCGACGACTACGTCGGGGCGGTCGTCGGCTGGGAGCGCACCTACGACGGAGAGTTCGTCCGCCTCGAGGACCGCCGCGGGGTGCAGCGCCTCTTCCAGCTCGTGAACGGCGGCTTCCTCCTCGAGGGGCAGCCGGTGACACTCATCCGCCACGTCCCGCGCCAGGAGCCCCGGGTCCGGCGCTCGAACTCCGGGTCCCGCCGGGTGGAGAACCTCGAGGCGAAGGTCGCGGCCCCGTCGCGTATCTGGGTGGAGGGTGTCCACGACGCGGCGATCGTCGAGAAGGTGTGGGGCCATGACCTGCGCGTCGAGGGCGTCGTCGTGGAGTACCTCGAGGGCCTCGACAACCTGGAGTCCCGCCTCGCCGAGTTCGGCCCCGGACCCGGGCGGCGCGTCGGCGTGCTCGCCGACCACCTCGTCGAGGGCTCCAAGGAGACCCGCATGACGCAGACGGTCGGGGAGCACGTCCTGGTCACCGGCCACCCGTACATCGACATCTGGGCGGCGGTGAAGCCGGCGGCCGTCGGCATCCGGGCCTGGCCCGAGGTCCCCTACGGCGAGGACTGGAAGACCGGCGTGTGCCGACGACTCGGCTGGTCGGACCCCCGGGAGGGCTGGCACCGCGTCTACTCGGCGGTCTCCAGCTTCCGGGACCTCGACTCCACCCTCATCGGCGCGGTCGAGCGTCTCGTCGACTTCGTCACGACGCCCGAGCTCTCCAAGGCCGACCTCATGTAG
- a CDS encoding DUF6676 family protein, which produces MIPAGIDTDDLARQIGEDAVAFGGKVPAERIAELEPGLIDAVGHADATGFGSLGVVILGETPPHTPDLRDVAQDVLLATDVDTVIVRAPESGAIVSDVHTRADIETAQWPFLGDPDVVGGVFGFIDDVNGSSVDWVSAVALIVIALAAVVVFTVLGARRRAGWSSPQA; this is translated from the coding sequence ATGATTCCCGCCGGCATCGACACCGATGACCTCGCCCGCCAGATCGGGGAGGACGCCGTCGCCTTCGGCGGGAAGGTCCCGGCTGAGCGGATCGCGGAGCTGGAGCCCGGGCTTATCGACGCCGTCGGCCACGCCGACGCGACCGGCTTCGGCTCGCTGGGCGTCGTCATCCTGGGGGAGACCCCGCCCCACACGCCGGATCTGCGCGACGTGGCGCAGGACGTCCTGCTGGCCACCGACGTGGACACGGTCATCGTCCGGGCGCCGGAGTCGGGGGCGATCGTCAGCGACGTGCACACCCGGGCCGACATCGAAACCGCGCAGTGGCCTTTCCTGGGCGATCCCGACGTGGTCGGGGGAGTGTTCGGGTTCATCGACGACGTGAACGGCTCCTCCGTGGACTGGGTCTCCGCCGTCGCCCTCATCGTCATCGCCCTGGCGGCGGTGGTGGTGTTCACGGTGCTGGGCGCGCGGCGACGTGCAGGCTGGTCAAGCCCCCAGGCCTGA
- a CDS encoding cupin domain-containing protein: protein MADLRTDHGPNPYVLDIEDVTKENEAFRDTLWTGQYLQMTVMAIPAGGEIGAEVHEDHDQFLRLEAGKGRIMIGDSEDKLDIDQEVEDDFAIFVPAGKWHNFVNEGTETVKLYSIYAAPDHRPGTYHETKEDADNDPHEH from the coding sequence ATGGCAGACCTGCGCACCGACCACGGACCCAACCCCTACGTCCTGGACATCGAGGACGTGACCAAGGAGAACGAGGCCTTCCGCGACACCCTGTGGACCGGGCAGTACCTCCAGATGACCGTGATGGCCATCCCTGCCGGCGGTGAGATCGGCGCGGAGGTCCACGAGGACCACGACCAGTTCCTCCGCCTCGAGGCCGGAAAGGGCCGCATCATGATCGGTGACAGCGAGGACAAGCTCGACATCGACCAGGAGGTGGAGGACGACTTCGCGATCTTCGTGCCCGCCGGCAAGTGGCACAACTTCGTCAACGAGGGCACCGAGACCGTCAAGCTCTACTCCATCTACGCGGCCCCCGACCACAGGCCGGGCACCTACCACGAGACCAAGGAGGACGCGGACAACGATCCGCACGAGCACTAG
- a CDS encoding ferrochelatase, whose protein sequence is MADELNFDALLVLSFGGPEGDEEVVPFLENVTRGRGIPRERLEKVGEHYFHFGGVSPLNRLNREIIGNLEKELASRGMELPVYFGNRNWHPFGEDTAEQMSRDGVRRALVFATSAWGGYSACLQYNEDIRRMIAHLEEKGVEPVEFTKLRQFYDHPVFVRLMADAVRESLDKVPAERRDATRVLFTAHSVPTAADEAAGGPEDPHLYSRQVAEASRLIAEAAGVDEYDVVWQSRSGDPRTPWLEPDIVDHTTDLAAAGVTAVVVCPVGFISDHMEVIWDLDTELVEAARDLGTDGVHVERTRTAGPEQEFAGMVVDIIGELVENSEPASLGTVTVQGCTVNGAACRPGCCQVSRPNSRTA, encoded by the coding sequence ATGGCTGATGAACTGAACTTCGACGCCCTCCTCGTCCTCTCCTTCGGTGGTCCCGAAGGTGACGAGGAGGTCGTCCCCTTTCTGGAGAACGTCACCCGTGGCCGCGGCATCCCGCGTGAGCGTCTGGAGAAGGTCGGTGAGCACTACTTCCACTTCGGCGGCGTGAGCCCGCTCAACCGCCTCAACCGGGAGATCATCGGCAACCTGGAGAAGGAGCTGGCCTCCCGCGGGATGGAGCTGCCGGTCTACTTCGGCAACCGCAACTGGCACCCCTTCGGTGAGGACACCGCCGAGCAGATGTCCCGCGACGGCGTGCGTCGCGCCCTCGTGTTCGCCACCTCCGCGTGGGGCGGCTACTCCGCCTGCCTGCAGTACAACGAGGACATCCGCCGGATGATCGCCCACCTCGAGGAGAAGGGGGTGGAGCCGGTCGAGTTCACCAAGCTGCGCCAGTTCTACGACCACCCGGTGTTCGTCCGTCTCATGGCCGACGCCGTCCGCGAGTCCCTGGACAAGGTCCCGGCGGAGCGTCGCGACGCCACCCGCGTCCTGTTCACCGCCCACTCCGTGCCCACCGCCGCCGACGAGGCCGCCGGCGGCCCCGAGGACCCGCACCTCTACTCCCGCCAGGTCGCGGAGGCCTCCCGCCTCATCGCGGAGGCCGCGGGCGTCGACGAGTACGACGTCGTGTGGCAGTCCCGTTCCGGCGACCCGCGCACCCCGTGGCTCGAGCCCGACATCGTCGACCACACCACTGACCTCGCGGCCGCGGGCGTCACCGCCGTCGTCGTGTGCCCGGTGGGCTTCATCTCCGATCACATGGAGGTCATCTGGGACCTCGACACCGAGCTCGTCGAGGCCGCCCGCGACCTCGGCACCGACGGCGTCCACGTCGAGCGCACCCGCACCGCCGGCCCCGAGCAGGAGTTCGCCGGCATGGTCGTCGACATCATCGGCGAGCTCGTCGAGAACTCCGAGCCCGCCTCACTCGGCACCGTCACCGTCCAGGGCTGCACCGTCAACGGCGCGGCCTGCCGCCCGGGCTGCTGTCAGGTCAGCCGCCCGAACTCGCGCACCGCGTAG
- a CDS encoding TVP38/TMEM64 family protein, giving the protein MRKFGQFVVGVVRDAVAAVAAWSWPRRLVVLLALIAFVGVSVVVDVPSIATLRQWAEAAGPWFLGLFWVGYVLITQFPVPRTILTLSSGVLFGPWVGVLVALSATTVAAALSLSVVRGLLGDWMAPRLRHPAVAGINARLEQRGWLAVTSLRMIAGVPFSVMNYAAALTSVPLGMFTVATLAGSAPGTVVTVFLGDMLAGDLDPVVIGLTVALAVAGFIGLAVDHRLPVKSVT; this is encoded by the coding sequence GTGAGAAAGTTCGGGCAGTTCGTCGTCGGCGTCGTCCGCGACGCTGTCGCCGCGGTGGCCGCCTGGTCGTGGCCGCGCCGCCTCGTGGTGCTCCTGGCGCTCATCGCCTTCGTGGGGGTGTCGGTGGTGGTGGACGTGCCGTCGATCGCCACGTTGCGGCAGTGGGCGGAGGCGGCGGGTCCGTGGTTCCTGGGGCTGTTCTGGGTGGGGTACGTACTCATCACGCAGTTCCCCGTGCCCCGGACGATCCTGACGCTGTCCAGCGGCGTCCTGTTCGGCCCCTGGGTGGGCGTCCTGGTGGCTCTGTCGGCGACGACGGTGGCGGCGGCGCTGAGCCTGTCGGTGGTGCGGGGGCTGCTCGGTGACTGGATGGCACCGCGGCTGCGGCATCCAGCTGTAGCGGGCATCAATGCGCGTCTGGAGCAGCGGGGCTGGCTCGCGGTGACGAGCCTGCGGATGATCGCCGGCGTGCCGTTCTCGGTCATGAACTATGCGGCGGCGCTGACGAGCGTGCCGTTGGGGATGTTCACCGTGGCGACGCTCGCGGGTTCGGCTCCGGGCACGGTGGTGACGGTGTTCCTGGGGGACATGCTGGCCGGGGACCTGGATCCGGTGGTCATCGGCCTCACGGTGGCGTTGGCGGTGGCGGGGTTCATCGGACTCGCCGTCGACCATCGACTACCGGTCAAGTCTGTGACGTAG
- a CDS encoding NfeD family protein, giving the protein MEAIVWFIAALVLAGLELAVGEFTLLMLAGAALAAAGVSLAGAPLWGSVVAFAVAAFALLVFLKPFLRRRMAAPKALDTSPQALVGSTAVVIEAIEAHGGQVRLDGSIWSARSLDPTHTFAEGERVSVISIDGATAVVWKEN; this is encoded by the coding sequence GTGGAGGCAATCGTCTGGTTCATCGCAGCACTCGTCCTCGCCGGCCTCGAGCTGGCGGTCGGGGAGTTCACCCTGCTCATGCTCGCTGGTGCCGCCCTCGCGGCCGCCGGCGTCTCACTGGCGGGGGCTCCGCTGTGGGGATCCGTGGTGGCCTTCGCCGTCGCGGCCTTCGCGCTGCTGGTGTTCCTCAAACCCTTCCTGCGCCGCCGCATGGCGGCACCGAAGGCACTGGACACCTCCCCGCAGGCCCTGGTCGGGTCCACCGCGGTCGTCATCGAGGCGATCGAGGCCCACGGGGGACAGGTACGTCTCGACGGATCCATCTGGTCCGCCCGCTCCCTCGACCCGACCCACACGTTCGCCGAGGGTGAGCGTGTCTCCGTGATCAGCATCGACGGCGCCACCGCAGTCGTCTGGAAGGAAAACTAG
- a CDS encoding DIP1281 family NlpC/P60 protein — protein sequence MAPTTLVHARLRSVFATALCAASLTAFTPAVSHATPASPATAESAAELVNDVTRTQAEMDRLALEIGGLHEEVNKALVDLHDAQATAEQARQAVVVARAQLTETQERIEEAQARLDEISRAAYRRTATPAAVATLAGEEASERSLDRQTYLRTTAEKQRAAVEELDQLRTEQANRESELRQLRNLAEEREARALAREAEARTAIEVNNSRIGELTVERDRLAAERDAAQEQLDAARNEIAAGNAAQQDAQEYREADAVRRAAEDEAAVDTQAADEARRVVEEETAAAEEARVAAEEAARAAAEAEEREQEVVRAAEQAAAEAREAAAQAEAEEAAREAQERIDRERREAEQAAEAAREAARQAEAEAAARREAQERAEQEAAERAAREAEAQAFRDAATAAAVAAAAAVIAAAQADHISLENPYPSVADEDAAPTPIAPIQNPTGTVTEEPAAETPSSVGSATDSTDAEADSSLSTGPVLDTLQEISEQAAAEIAPIGDRAAQIEAVIARAESQLGVPYAWGGGNASGPTRGIRDGGIADSFGDFNKIGFDCSGLVLYAFAGVGIALPHYTGYQYNHGTKIDPSQMQRGDLIFYGPSGNHHVAIYLGDGMMLEAPNSGSTVQKAPVRWSGMSPYAVRLI from the coding sequence GTGGCCCCGACCACTCTCGTTCACGCACGCCTGCGTTCGGTGTTCGCCACCGCGCTGTGCGCTGCGTCCCTGACGGCCTTCACCCCGGCCGTCTCCCACGCGACACCAGCCTCCCCGGCGACCGCGGAGTCCGCCGCCGAGCTGGTCAACGACGTCACCCGGACCCAGGCAGAGATGGACCGGCTGGCCCTCGAGATCGGCGGACTGCACGAGGAGGTCAACAAGGCGCTCGTCGACCTGCACGACGCCCAGGCCACCGCGGAACAGGCCCGCCAGGCCGTCGTCGTGGCGCGTGCCCAGCTGACGGAGACGCAGGAGCGGATCGAGGAGGCCCAGGCCCGTCTCGACGAGATCTCCCGTGCCGCCTACCGCCGCACGGCCACCCCCGCCGCCGTGGCCACCCTCGCCGGCGAGGAGGCCTCCGAGCGCTCCCTCGACCGCCAGACCTACCTGCGCACCACCGCGGAGAAGCAGCGCGCCGCCGTCGAGGAGCTCGACCAGCTGCGCACGGAGCAGGCCAACCGCGAGTCGGAGCTGCGCCAGCTGCGCAACCTCGCCGAGGAGCGGGAGGCCCGCGCCCTGGCCCGCGAGGCCGAGGCCCGCACCGCCATCGAGGTGAACAACTCCCGCATCGGCGAGCTCACCGTCGAGCGCGACCGCCTCGCCGCCGAGCGTGACGCTGCGCAGGAGCAGCTCGACGCCGCCCGCAACGAGATCGCCGCCGGCAACGCCGCCCAGCAGGACGCCCAGGAGTACCGCGAGGCCGACGCCGTCCGCCGGGCCGCCGAGGACGAGGCGGCCGTCGACACGCAGGCCGCGGACGAGGCCCGTCGCGTCGTCGAGGAGGAGACCGCCGCCGCCGAAGAGGCCCGCGTTGCGGCAGAGGAGGCGGCCCGGGCCGCCGCCGAGGCCGAGGAGCGCGAGCAGGAGGTCGTCCGCGCCGCCGAGCAGGCTGCCGCGGAGGCCCGTGAGGCCGCCGCCCAGGCTGAGGCGGAGGAGGCCGCACGGGAGGCGCAGGAGCGGATCGACCGCGAGCGTCGGGAAGCGGAGCAGGCTGCGGAGGCCGCCCGCGAGGCGGCACGTCAGGCTGAGGCTGAGGCGGCGGCACGTCGGGAAGCACAGGAGCGCGCCGAGCAGGAGGCGGCCGAGCGGGCCGCCCGCGAGGCGGAGGCACAGGCCTTCCGGGACGCCGCCACGGCCGCAGCTGTCGCGGCCGCCGCGGCGGTCATCGCGGCGGCGCAGGCCGACCACATCTCCCTCGAGAACCCGTACCCGTCCGTCGCGGACGAGGACGCGGCGCCGACCCCCATCGCGCCGATCCAGAACCCCACGGGCACCGTGACCGAGGAGCCGGCGGCCGAGACGCCGTCCAGCGTCGGCTCCGCCACGGACTCCACCGACGCCGAGGCCGACAGCTCCCTGTCGACCGGCCCGGTCCTGGACACCCTCCAGGAGATCAGCGAGCAGGCGGCGGCGGAGATCGCCCCGATCGGTGACCGTGCCGCGCAGATCGAGGCGGTCATCGCCCGCGCCGAGTCCCAGCTGGGCGTGCCCTACGCCTGGGGTGGCGGCAACGCCTCCGGCCCGACCCGCGGCATCCGCGACGGCGGCATCGCGGACTCCTTCGGTGACTTCAACAAGATCGGCTTCGACTGCTCCGGCCTGGTGCTCTACGCCTTCGCCGGCGTCGGCATCGCCCTGCCGCACTACACCGGCTACCAGTACAACCACGGCACCAAGATCGACCCGAGCCAGATGCAGCGCGGCGACCTCATCTTCTACGGTCCCTCCGGCAACCACCACGTGGCCATCTACCTCGGTGACGGCATGATGCTCGAGGCCCCGAACTCCGGGTCCACCGTGCAGAAGGCCCCGGTCCGCTGGTCCGGCATGTCCCCGTACGCGGTGCGGCTGATCTAG
- a CDS encoding Abi family protein, giving the protein MQYDKPWLTVDAQVDRLLEQNLQVDDRARARLVLEAIGYYRLIGYLYPYRVFEEHVDADGEIHRRASGVFRPGTTLAHAEEIIDFDRELRLLFLDGLERIEVALRMRLGYVLGRISAFAYEDPDNFIESFSMPSPDPGEPSKHAQWLRGVRERQADSDEWFVRHFRRKYDDRMPVWALTEILELGQLSVLYRAMRREDAEEVAAAFGIPTKAMMGSWLASLSYVRNLAAHQARLFNRRLLYTPPRPKLGQIPVLDHLRDSDDRKFSTYNALAVVAYLMRSIDPSVNWSATAAELLRRFPTSFALTVESLGAPAYWEQLELWRS; this is encoded by the coding sequence GTGCAGTACGACAAGCCCTGGCTCACAGTGGACGCCCAGGTCGACCGTCTGCTGGAGCAGAACCTGCAGGTGGACGACCGTGCCCGCGCCCGCCTCGTCCTGGAGGCCATCGGCTACTACCGGCTCATCGGTTACCTGTACCCCTACCGGGTGTTCGAGGAGCACGTGGACGCCGACGGTGAGATCCACCGTCGGGCGTCGGGGGTGTTCCGCCCCGGCACCACACTCGCCCACGCCGAGGAGATCATCGATTTCGACCGGGAACTGCGCCTGCTGTTCCTCGACGGTCTGGAGCGCATCGAGGTGGCGCTGCGCATGCGCCTCGGCTACGTCCTGGGGCGGATCTCCGCCTTCGCCTACGAGGACCCGGACAACTTCATCGAGTCCTTCTCCATGCCCTCACCGGACCCGGGGGAGCCGAGCAAGCACGCCCAGTGGCTGAGGGGTGTGCGGGAGCGGCAGGCGGATTCCGACGAGTGGTTCGTCCGGCACTTCCGTCGCAAGTACGACGACCGGATGCCGGTGTGGGCCCTGACGGAGATCCTCGAGCTGGGTCAGCTCTCCGTGCTGTACCGCGCGATGCGGCGGGAGGACGCCGAGGAGGTCGCCGCCGCCTTCGGGATCCCCACGAAGGCGATGATGGGCAGCTGGCTCGCCAGCCTCAGTTACGTGCGCAACCTGGCCGCCCATCAGGCCCGGCTGTTCAACCGGAGGCTGCTCTACACCCCTCCGCGCCCCAAGTTGGGGCAGATCCCCGTGCTCGACCACCTGCGGGACTCCGACGACCGGAAGTTCAGCACCTACAACGCCCTGGCGGTCGTCGCCTACCTGATGCGTTCGATCGACCCGTCGGTCAACTGGTCGGCGACCGCCGCGGAGCTGCTACGCCGCTTCCCCACCTCCTTCGCCCTGACGGTCGAGTCGCTCGGGGCGCCGGCCTACTGGGAGCAGCTCGAGCTCTGGCGGTCATGA
- a CDS encoding SPFH domain-containing protein — translation MSGLILLVVLLVFVAVVVIKSIALIPQGEAAVIERLGSYTRTVSGGLTLLVPFIDRVRARVDTRERVVSFPPQAVITQDNLTVAIDIVVTFQINDPAKAIYGVDNYIVGVEQISVATLRDVVGGMTLEETLTSRETINRRLRGELDAATAKWGLRISRVELKAIDPPPSIQQSMEMQMKADREKRAMILTAEGRRESDIKTAEGEKQARILSAEGEKHAAILQAEAERQAMILKAEGERAARYLQAQGEARAIQKVNAAIKSSQVTPEVLAYQYLEKLPQLAEGQASTMWMIPSQFGDSLEQFARAFAKQDDQGVFRYEPSHVDDETRQMAGDEDTDDWFNTATDPEIAAAVAAATAVANKPVDPELHELKAQKKPPAPAAEIEAPATLDPVEDFGAGGVEKREPETDY, via the coding sequence ATGTCCGGTCTCATACTCCTGGTAGTCCTGCTCGTCTTCGTCGCCGTCGTCGTCATCAAGTCCATCGCCCTCATCCCGCAGGGTGAGGCGGCGGTCATCGAACGGCTCGGCAGCTACACCCGCACCGTCTCCGGCGGTCTGACCCTGCTCGTCCCGTTCATCGACCGCGTCCGCGCCCGGGTGGACACCCGTGAGCGGGTCGTCTCCTTCCCACCGCAGGCCGTCATCACGCAGGACAACCTGACCGTCGCGATCGACATCGTCGTCACCTTCCAGATCAACGACCCCGCCAAGGCGATCTACGGCGTCGACAACTACATCGTCGGCGTCGAGCAGATCTCCGTCGCGACGCTGCGTGACGTCGTCGGCGGCATGACGCTGGAGGAGACCCTGACCTCCCGCGAGACCATCAACCGCCGCCTCCGCGGCGAGCTGGACGCCGCCACCGCCAAGTGGGGCCTGCGCATCAGCCGCGTGGAGCTCAAGGCCATCGACCCGCCGCCGTCCATCCAGCAGTCGATGGAGATGCAGATGAAGGCGGACCGCGAGAAGCGCGCCATGATCCTCACCGCCGAGGGCCGCCGCGAGTCCGACATCAAGACCGCCGAGGGTGAGAAGCAGGCCCGCATCCTCTCTGCCGAGGGTGAGAAGCACGCCGCCATCCTCCAGGCCGAGGCCGAGCGGCAGGCGATGATCCTCAAGGCCGAGGGTGAGCGTGCCGCCCGCTACCTGCAGGCGCAGGGTGAGGCGCGCGCGATCCAGAAGGTCAACGCCGCCATCAAGTCCTCGCAGGTCACCCCCGAGGTGCTGGCCTACCAGTACCTGGAGAAGCTGCCGCAGCTGGCCGAGGGCCAGGCCTCCACCATGTGGATGATCCCCTCCCAGTTCGGCGACTCCCTCGAGCAGTTCGCCCGGGCCTTCGCCAAGCAGGACGACCAGGGTGTCTTCCGCTACGAGCCCTCCCACGTCGACGACGAGACCCGCCAGATGGCCGGTGACGAGGACACCGACGACTGGTTCAACACCGCCACCGACCCGGAGATCGCCGCGGCGGTCGCCGCCGCCACCGCGGTGGCCAACAAGCCCGTCGACCCGGAGCTGCACGAGCTCAAGGCCCAGAAGAAGCCTCCGGCACCAGCCGCGGAGATCGAGGCCCCGGCCACCCTGGACCCGGTGGAGGACTTCGGCGCCGGGGGCGTCGAGAAGCGTGAGCCCGAGACCGACTACTAG
- a CDS encoding DNA-binding protein — MLAIHARYRGREIRRAQLVRRSAEALSTLNGVGEFEILGVEDICAVVDSPAALCDTVMALLSDGSWAIGIGVAPGSTDEDHTRASATGALRGSVRAGTVKVAISPKGSSTLESDIAAVFALMGHVLSKRTIEGREATSLVRSGLNQNEAAEELGISKQAMSQRLQAAGWQAETAGWGLAVNLLTRANAGATD, encoded by the coding sequence ATGTTGGCCATTCATGCACGCTACCGGGGACGGGAGATCCGCCGCGCCCAGCTGGTGCGTCGTTCCGCGGAAGCGCTGTCGACCCTGAACGGGGTCGGTGAGTTCGAGATCCTCGGCGTCGAGGACATCTGCGCGGTCGTGGACTCCCCCGCCGCCCTGTGCGACACGGTGATGGCGCTGCTGTCGGACGGCAGCTGGGCCATCGGTATCGGCGTGGCCCCGGGTTCGACCGACGAGGACCACACCCGGGCGTCCGCGACCGGGGCGCTGCGCGGTTCGGTGCGGGCGGGCACGGTGAAGGTGGCGATCAGCCCGAAGGGGTCCTCGACCCTGGAGTCGGACATCGCGGCCGTCTTCGCCCTCATGGGGCATGTGCTGAGCAAGCGCACCATCGAGGGCCGGGAGGCCACGTCACTGGTGCGCTCGGGGCTGAATCAGAATGAGGCCGCCGAGGAGCTGGGCATCTCCAAGCAGGCGATGTCCCAGCGCCTGCAGGCGGCCGGGTGGCAGGCGGAGACCGCCGGCTGGGGCCTGGCGGTCAACCTGCTGACCCGCGCGAACGCGGGTGCCACGGACTAG
- a CDS encoding IS3 family transposase (programmed frameshift) — protein MPRKTYTEQFKRDAVALYESTPGATINAIASDLGVNRNSLRTWLDSFGTGTKTNANGEKVASPVAAANSARTPAEGLSDTERIRVLERENAKLREEREILRKAAKYFAEGDELVNRFRFVDDHRDFYEVKRLCEVLKINRSSYYAWKSAAPARQQRLVADAVLGAQIKTTFNAENGCYGAKRVTATINSSDGNSAGGVVVQRVNHKRTARLMRQMGLFGYTKKRRVKTTVSAKRVPKFPDLLKRRFTAAKPNTVYVGDITYLPIADGSNMYLATVIDCYSRQLTGFAIADHMRTELVEEALTMAHGARGSLDGAIFHSDHGSVYTSEQYRRLCEQFGVTQSMGAIGTSADNSLAESFNASLKREVLQDEPVFPSQLVCRRDVFRWCTRYNTKRLHSWCGYRSPNAFEAA, from the exons ATGCCACGCAAGACCTACACCGAGCAGTTCAAGCGTGACGCAGTGGCGTTGTACGAGTCGACTCCCGGAGCAACGATCAACGCGATCGCCTCCGATCTCGGAGTCAACCGCAACTCCCTGCGCACCTGGCTCGACTCCTTCGGCACCGGCACCAAAACCAACGCCAACGGCGAGAAAGTCGCCAGCCCCGTCGCCGCGGCCAACAGCGCACGCACCCCGGCTGAAGGACTCTCCGATACCGAGCGCATCCGCGTGTTGGAACGCGAAAACGCCAAGCTCCGGGAGGAACGAGAGATCCTGCGCAAGGCGGCTAAATATTTCGCGGAAG GAGACGAATTGGTGAACCGCTTCCGATTTGTTGACGACCACCGAGACTTCTACGAGGTCAAGCGGTTATGTGAGGTTCTGAAGATCAACCGGTCCTCGTACTACGCCTGGAAATCGGCTGCCCCTGCCCGCCAGCAACGCCTCGTCGCCGACGCGGTGCTGGGAGCGCAGATCAAGACCACCTTCAACGCCGAGAACGGCTGCTACGGGGCGAAACGTGTGACTGCGACTATCAACTCCAGCGACGGCAACTCCGCCGGCGGCGTTGTTGTGCAGCGGGTCAATCACAAGCGCACGGCCCGGCTGATGCGGCAGATGGGTCTGTTCGGCTACACGAAAAAACGCCGCGTGAAGACCACCGTGTCTGCGAAACGGGTTCCGAAGTTCCCGGACCTGTTGAAACGTCGGTTCACCGCAGCCAAGCCGAACACGGTCTACGTCGGCGATATCACGTACCTGCCGATCGCGGACGGGTCGAATATGTACCTGGCCACCGTTATTGATTGCTATTCGCGGCAGTTGACCGGTTTCGCGATCGCCGACCACATGCGCACCGAGTTGGTCGAAGAAGCCCTCACGATGGCCCACGGGGCCCGAGGTAGTCTTGACGGGGCGATTTTCCACTCGGATCACGGCAGTGTTTATACCTCTGAGCAGTACCGGAGGTTGTGTGAGCAGTTCGGCGTCACCCAGTCGATGGGAGCGATCGGGACGAGTGCGGATAACTCGTTGGCGGAGTCGTTCAACGCGTCACTGAAGCGGGAAGTCCTTCAGGATGAGCCTGTTTTTCCAAGTCAGCTGGTGTGCCGCCGGGATGTGTTTCGGTGGTGCACCCGGTACAACACGAAACGTTTGCACTCATGGTGCGGCTACCGCTCGCCGAATGCCTTTGAAGCCGCCTGA